A region of the Microbulbifer pacificus genome:
CCCGGGCAGCTGGAGCAGGAGATCGCCGAGAACTCGTGGCTGACACTGCCGGCGGAACCGGAAATCCTGTTCGCCACGCCCATGGAAAAACGCTGGCACACCGCCGCCGCACGTCACGGAATCGACCTTTCGGGTATCAGCTCCCAGTCCGGCCACGCCTGATAACAAATTCCCGAGCTAAATCTCACCAATATCCCCTACATCCCTAATTCCAATGAGCAAACCCTTTACCGTCCTCGCCTTTGACTTCGGCACCAGTTCCATTGGCACCGCCTATGGCCAGAGCCTCACCGGCAGCGCCCGCGAACTCGAACCATTGCGCGCGCGAGACGGCCAGCCGGACTGGAACCAGGTACAGCGCCTGATCGACGAGTGGCAGCCGCGGCTGCTGCTGGTGGGCCTGCCGCTCAATATGGATGGCAGCGAGAGTGAGATTGGTGCGCGCGCGCGCAAGTTCGGCCAGCGGCTGCACGGCCGCCTCGGCCTCCCGGTGGAATACGCCGACGAGCGCCTCAGCACCCGCGCCGCCAAGGAGGAAGCCCGCGGGCGCGGTCACCGCGGCCACTACGCCAGTGACCCGGTGGACTCCATCGCCGCGCGCATCTTTCTCGAGGATTGGCTGCGCCAGTACAGCGCTCAGTAATCCCGCGCACAAACTGGTAAACTTGCGCGCGAATTCTCAACCACGACAGTTCCCCCGCATGTCTGACACCCTCGCCAACAACAGCATTCACAAGATCCGTATCGCCACCCGCGAGAGCGCCCTCGCCCTGTGGCAGGCCAACTACGTCAAGCAACAGCTGGAGCTGCATCACCCCGAACTCAGCGTGGAACTGCTGCCGCTGACCAGCCGCGGCGACCAGCTGCTGGATATCCCGCTGAACAAGGTGGGCGGCAAGGGCCTGTTCGTGAAGGAGCTGGAAAAGGCCATGCTCGATGGCCTCGCGGATATCGCGGTGCACTCCATGAAAGACGTGCCGATGGAATTCCCCGAGGGTCTGCACCTGCCGGTGATCTGCGAGCGGGAAGACCCCCGCGACGCCTTCGTGAGCAATCACTACGCCTCCGTGACAGAACTGCCCCAGGGCGCGGTGGTGGGCACATCCAGCCTGCGCCGCCAGTGCCAGCTGCTGGCGGTGCGCCCGGACCTCGAGGTGAAATTCCTGCGCGGTAACGTCAACACCCGCCTGGCCAAGCTCGATGCCGGCGATTACGACGCCATCATCCTCGCTGCCGCCG
Encoded here:
- the hemC gene encoding hydroxymethylbilane synthase, which codes for MSDTLANNSIHKIRIATRESALALWQANYVKQQLELHHPELSVELLPLTSRGDQLLDIPLNKVGGKGLFVKELEKAMLDGLADIAVHSMKDVPMEFPEGLHLPVICEREDPRDAFVSNHYASVTELPQGAVVGTSSLRRQCQLLAVRPDLEVKFLRGNVNTRLAKLDAGDYDAIILAAAGLLRLEMRERIAAYIEPEVLLPAGGQGAVGIESRRDPALEALLKPLHCSETSTRLAAERAVVRRLNGGCQVPIGSYAVLDGNGGMHLRGLVGSPDGATMLHAEVHGNAADAEALGIRLAEQLLQAGADKILANL
- the ruvX gene encoding Holliday junction resolvase RuvX gives rise to the protein MSKPFTVLAFDFGTSSIGTAYGQSLTGSARELEPLRARDGQPDWNQVQRLIDEWQPRLLLVGLPLNMDGSESEIGARARKFGQRLHGRLGLPVEYADERLSTRAAKEEARGRGHRGHYASDPVDSIAARIFLEDWLRQYSAQ